The following coding sequences lie in one Leptospiraceae bacterium genomic window:
- a CDS encoding transglycosylase domain-containing protein → MSSIIIFLIKLLFGIIRNLFTILLLILVGIGVLTIWDFSLKKKDYEQKIEDWKLWLHGKGTNIPVPIYHYIYDRNGLLIGEYTPILGSYIPINRCEKLHWLNKATVVAEDQEFYQHKGISIKGILRAMWYNLKTFSLSQGGGTITQQLARNLFTGHEKTFQRKLLETLLAFMLEKEFKKKEILCLYLNKIYMGNNRFGAEEASWFYFNKPPEALTAAEASLLVGMFPSPERYNPLKNLDNALQKQRIIMQKLVEARHLTPEAAEKELANFLSRYRVDPQKEDPGAIAQFGSNRYFRLNKAPEVNEYVKQFLEENLPIEILNRQSFHIHTTIDLKSQEYALQVLREYIRKIRQENFELYLRYNLDPNLANHIQGVLISMDIPSGHIRALVGGYEIYETGILSYRIFRMRRQVGSTIKGFLYALALHRKVYDLNSSVVDEPVNFGGYKPVNWYNSYLGEVPLKTAIARSINTTAVKTLDTIGIDFFIEELTQALGISYFDAKKRFPRNLTVALGSFELSPMELTILYSALLNEGYKVSPILIQKIETRDDGIVVYEDETSQKNISIVSYEASAAILELLKGVVEEEEDGTAGWIGKKKKETPNFLPYEIAGKTGTTQIPPEIRKKYNNIKGIRDSWFVGMIPTNVTTVWVGNDKGVPLNAYAPQVWVDYMSKAMPEPIEQKFPEPKKMEWFDFFQKPKQDFH, encoded by the coding sequence ATGAGTTCTATCATAATTTTTTTGATCAAGTTGCTTTTCGGTATTATTAGAAATTTGTTCACTATTTTACTTTTGATACTTGTTGGAATTGGAGTTTTGACTATTTGGGATTTTTCCCTCAAGAAAAAAGATTATGAGCAAAAGATAGAAGATTGGAAACTCTGGCTTCATGGAAAGGGAACTAATATTCCTGTGCCAATTTATCATTATATCTATGATAGAAATGGACTTTTGATTGGTGAGTATACCCCCATTTTAGGTTCATATATTCCGATAAATCGATGTGAAAAACTCCACTGGCTAAATAAAGCCACAGTGGTAGCTGAAGATCAAGAGTTTTACCAGCATAAGGGAATTTCCATCAAAGGGATTCTTCGTGCCATGTGGTATAATCTAAAAACCTTTTCTTTAAGTCAAGGTGGCGGAACCATCACACAACAATTGGCAAGGAACTTATTTACAGGTCATGAAAAAACCTTTCAAAGAAAACTTTTGGAAACTTTACTTGCATTCATGCTTGAAAAAGAATTCAAAAAAAAAGAAATCTTGTGCTTGTATTTGAATAAAATCTATATGGGTAATAACCGATTTGGTGCAGAAGAAGCTTCTTGGTTTTATTTTAATAAACCTCCTGAAGCTCTAACCGCTGCAGAAGCTAGCTTATTGGTTGGCATGTTTCCCTCCCCAGAAAGATACAACCCTTTAAAGAACTTAGATAATGCTCTACAAAAACAAAGAATCATTATGCAAAAGTTAGTAGAAGCCAGACACTTAACCCCAGAAGCAGCGGAAAAAGAATTAGCCAATTTTCTTTCTCGCTATCGTGTTGATCCCCAAAAAGAAGATCCTGGTGCCATAGCTCAGTTTGGTTCAAATCGATATTTTCGGCTTAACAAGGCTCCAGAAGTCAATGAATACGTAAAACAATTCTTGGAAGAAAATCTTCCTATTGAGATCTTGAATCGCCAAAGTTTTCATATCCATACCACAATCGATCTCAAAAGTCAAGAATACGCACTACAAGTACTTCGTGAATACATCAGAAAAATTCGGCAGGAAAATTTTGAACTTTATCTAAGATACAATCTCGATCCTAATTTGGCAAATCACATTCAAGGGGTGTTAATATCGATGGATATTCCCTCTGGACACATAAGAGCTCTTGTTGGTGGATATGAAATTTATGAAACAGGAATTCTTAGTTATAGGATTTTTCGGATGAGGCGTCAAGTAGGTTCAACGATTAAAGGCTTTTTATATGCTTTAGCTTTACATAGAAAAGTTTATGATCTAAATTCTTCAGTGGTAGATGAACCCGTCAATTTTGGAGGATACAAACCCGTTAACTGGTATAATTCGTATTTAGGTGAAGTTCCTTTAAAAACCGCCATTGCTCGTTCCATCAACACTACGGCGGTAAAAACCCTCGATACAATTGGTATTGATTTTTTCATTGAAGAATTGACTCAAGCTTTGGGGATAAGCTATTTTGATGCGAAAAAACGCTTCCCACGAAACTTAACGGTTGCTTTGGGTAGTTTTGAGTTAAGTCCCATGGAACTTACGATTTTGTATTCGGCTTTACTCAATGAAGGTTATAAAGTATCTCCGATTTTGATTCAAAAAATAGAAACTCGTGATGATGGCATTGTCGTTTATGAAGATGAAACTTCCCAGAAAAACATATCTATTGTAAGTTATGAAGCCTCAGCCGCGATTTTGGAACTTCTGAAAGGTGTTGTTGAGGAAGAAGAAGATGGAACAGCTGGCTGGATTGGAAAAAAGAAAAAAGAAACCCCCAACTTTCTTCCTTATGAAATCGCAGGAAAAACAGGAACTACACAAATTCCCCCTGAGATTAGAAAAAAATACAATAACATCAAAGGAATACGAGACTCTTGGTTCGTCGGTATGATACCCACAAACGTAACAACGGTTTGGGTTGGAAACGATAAAGGTGTTCCACTGAATGCTTACGCACCTCAGGTTTGGGTGGATTATATGTCAAAAGCTATGCCTGAACCAATTGAACAAAAATTTCCTGAACCCAAAAAAATGGAATGGTTTGATTTTTTCCAAAAACCTAAGCAAGATTTTCATTAA
- a CDS encoding bifunctional (p)ppGpp synthetase/guanosine-3',5'-bis(diphosphate) 3'-pyrophosphohydrolase — protein sequence MILDSLQNFKITNLYKQLIQTIKKRHPDVNEKDLQIIEKAYQLAYEAHKDQKRLSGEPFVIHPLHVALYLADISMDPATIAAGLLHDVIEDTYYNEDFIRKEFGDEITRLVKAVTKISLVKKDSYKENLSEIKAQEAAENLRLMLLATVEDIRVIIIKLADKLHNMQTIQHQLPHKIERISREVLDIYAPIAGRLGMYKLKSELEDLAFEALYPEVAKKIKNEIQQSKSELEGFLKKIKKVLQNRLQEINITAEIEGRVKHLYSIYQKMQKGNKTIREIYDLRGIRIIVKELNDCYTVLGIVHTMWKPLPGRFKDYIALPKPNGYQSLHTTVLAPDGRPLEIQIRTFEMNERAENGIAAHWLYKHNLDFQNAKGKLEWLQTLKQLTQEFQSSAKQGLEHSKEFLDNLKEELQPDEIYVFTPKADIITLPRGATVLDFAFKIHTDLGLRCKSALVNDRIVPLSTELKSGDKVEIITHSEPKPSPIWIKYLKSNRARQKVRAFFRKKEELEKQKEKTETHEKKKEIIIKRKPSKNPKEVPIEIAGGEVDVPVRYAGCCSPVPGDKIIGYITRGKGITIHRVDCQQLPKNNNEVERFISVKWAGLTEVYPVAIEIIAKDRQGLYLDLVKAITQTKTNILKALADLPKEKNGLMKATFLLEVEHIDQLNEVIQSILLIKDVVEAKRKN from the coding sequence ATGATCCTCGATAGTCTACAAAATTTTAAGATTACAAACCTTTACAAACAGCTCATTCAAACCATTAAGAAAAGACATCCAGATGTAAATGAAAAAGATTTGCAAATCATTGAGAAGGCTTACCAACTTGCTTATGAAGCTCATAAAGATCAAAAACGACTTTCAGGTGAACCCTTCGTTATTCACCCTCTTCATGTAGCACTGTATTTGGCAGATATTTCGATGGATCCAGCCACAATTGCTGCTGGGTTACTTCATGATGTGATTGAAGATACTTACTATAACGAAGATTTCATACGAAAGGAATTTGGCGATGAGATTACTCGTTTGGTCAAAGCTGTAACAAAAATTTCTTTAGTAAAGAAAGACTCCTATAAAGAAAACCTTTCAGAAATTAAGGCGCAGGAAGCAGCAGAAAACCTAAGATTGATGTTGCTTGCAACAGTGGAAGATATTCGCGTCATCATCATTAAGCTGGCGGATAAACTCCACAATATGCAAACCATACAACATCAGCTTCCCCATAAAATCGAAAGGATCTCCCGAGAAGTTTTGGATATCTACGCGCCTATAGCTGGAAGATTAGGAATGTATAAACTTAAGTCAGAATTAGAGGATTTAGCCTTTGAAGCTCTCTATCCAGAAGTAGCAAAAAAAATCAAAAACGAGATTCAACAATCCAAATCAGAGTTAGAAGGTTTTCTAAAAAAAATCAAGAAGGTTCTTCAAAATCGATTACAAGAAATCAATATCACAGCTGAAATCGAAGGGAGGGTTAAACATCTGTATTCAATCTATCAAAAGATGCAAAAAGGCAACAAAACCATACGTGAAATTTACGATTTGCGTGGGATTCGTATCATCGTTAAAGAATTGAATGATTGCTATACTGTTTTAGGGATTGTTCATACGATGTGGAAACCTCTTCCAGGTAGGTTTAAGGATTACATAGCTCTGCCAAAACCCAATGGTTATCAAAGTTTGCATACTACAGTTTTAGCGCCTGATGGAAGACCTTTAGAAATTCAAATTCGAACTTTTGAGATGAATGAACGAGCTGAGAACGGAATTGCCGCTCACTGGCTCTATAAACATAACTTAGATTTTCAAAATGCCAAAGGCAAATTGGAATGGCTGCAAACATTGAAACAACTTACACAAGAATTTCAATCTTCTGCTAAACAGGGATTAGAGCATTCCAAAGAATTTTTGGACAACCTAAAAGAAGAATTACAACCTGATGAAATCTATGTCTTTACTCCCAAAGCTGATATTATCACTTTGCCTCGTGGTGCCACTGTGTTGGACTTTGCCTTTAAGATTCATACGGATTTGGGTTTGCGTTGTAAATCAGCTTTGGTGAATGATCGAATTGTACCCTTGAGCACAGAGCTCAAAAGTGGTGATAAAGTCGAAATTATCACACATAGTGAACCTAAACCATCGCCAATCTGGATCAAGTATTTAAAGTCCAATCGAGCAAGACAAAAGGTTCGAGCTTTCTTCCGCAAGAAAGAAGAACTGGAAAAACAAAAAGAAAAGACAGAAACCCACGAGAAGAAAAAAGAAATCATCATCAAACGAAAGCCATCAAAAAATCCAAAGGAAGTGCCCATTGAAATTGCAGGGGGAGAAGTTGATGTTCCCGTTCGATATGCAGGTTGTTGTAGTCCAGTGCCTGGGGATAAAATCATCGGTTACATAACAAGAGGGAAAGGTATTACTATCCATCGTGTGGATTGTCAACAACTACCGAAAAATAATAATGAAGTAGAACGTTTTATTTCCGTGAAGTGGGCTGGGTTAACGGAAGTATATCCCGTCGCTATCGAAATCATAGCGAAAGATCGTCAAGGTTTATATTTGGATCTTGTCAAAGCCATTACCCAAACAAAGACCAATATTCTAAAGGCATTGGCAGATTTACCCAAAGAAAAAAACGGTTTGATGAAAGCGACTTTTTTGTTAGAAGTAGAACACATAGATCAATTGAACGAAGTCATCCAAAGTATCCTATTGATTAAAGATGTAGTAGAAGCAAAAAGAAAAAATTAA
- a CDS encoding portal protein, protein MIFKKNSKSNMIHDFNEFHTKLSNFYGRIIYPTFKFIFLFNSIASFVILLWEYGYEIPKAIEPYALSIIRIIVAIFLLYEFANLFFYKFYQTSLKEYLKIRKLELILALIVFILILFEGFFISYFFKTQIVSEYIVLTFLSIPQFLILINNFFHFSRFVSNIQYKALNPSLVFVISFLFVIVIGFILLSSPKTHNRDLSWVDIFFIVVSATCVTGLSPLDISKDFNLVGQIIILVLIQIGGLGLMTLTSFFSYYLAGQVSLTNQIVVKELFSDISLEKAKRTLRDVVIFTFIIESIGAIFLYFSLPDQLIPKGKSKIFYAIFHSVSAFCNAGFSLFPDSLFSVHQYSFFSIYTIMTLIVLGGLGFPTIKDIFNKARNHKYRFSLTTKIIFLSNGILWLSAFLVFFLFSYFYKLNFTLSERILHSLFFSITPRTAGFNILSYSDFPLPLIFFTFLLMWVGANPISTGGGIKTTTLIIAILHISALIRGKKMVEIFRKRISEETIIRAYTNVLLSLMTIFIGIFLISIFEKIDFLKITFEVVSAYGTVGLSMGITSDLTSFSKIILSIIMFIGRIGILTFLLAIMPKIKKSNYQYPTEYVIVS, encoded by the coding sequence ATGATTTTCAAAAAGAATTCAAAATCAAATATGATACATGACTTCAATGAATTCCATACAAAACTAAGTAATTTCTATGGAAGGATCATTTATCCCACCTTCAAGTTTATCTTTCTTTTTAACTCGATTGCATCTTTTGTTATTTTGCTCTGGGAATACGGATATGAAATCCCAAAAGCCATTGAGCCTTATGCTTTAAGCATTATTAGAATCATAGTAGCAATCTTTCTTTTATATGAGTTTGCCAACTTATTCTTTTATAAATTCTATCAAACGTCTCTAAAAGAATACCTGAAAATCAGAAAATTAGAACTCATATTAGCTCTCATTGTTTTTATTTTGATTTTATTTGAAGGTTTTTTTATTTCTTACTTTTTTAAAACCCAAATCGTTTCTGAATACATCGTATTGACCTTTTTGTCGATACCCCAGTTTTTGATTTTGATTAATAATTTTTTTCATTTCAGTCGATTTGTTTCGAACATTCAATATAAAGCTTTGAATCCCTCACTGGTATTTGTGATTAGCTTTCTTTTTGTGATCGTAATTGGTTTTATTCTTTTGTCTTCTCCAAAAACCCACAATAGGGATTTGTCTTGGGTGGATATTTTCTTTATTGTAGTGAGTGCCACCTGCGTGACTGGACTTTCTCCGTTAGACATCAGTAAAGACTTTAACTTAGTAGGACAGATCATCATTTTAGTCCTCATCCAGATTGGAGGTTTAGGACTCATGACCTTGACTTCTTTTTTCTCGTATTACTTAGCTGGACAAGTAAGCTTAACAAACCAAATTGTCGTAAAAGAACTCTTTAGCGACATCTCCTTAGAGAAAGCCAAAAGAACCCTAAGAGATGTGGTAATTTTTACGTTTATTATAGAATCCATTGGTGCCATTTTTCTGTATTTTAGCCTGCCAGATCAACTCATTCCCAAAGGGAAAAGCAAGATTTTTTATGCTATTTTTCATAGTGTTTCTGCTTTTTGTAATGCTGGTTTTAGTTTATTTCCTGATAGTTTATTTAGTGTTCATCAGTATTCTTTTTTTTCAATCTATACCATTATGACGTTGATTGTTTTAGGGGGATTGGGATTTCCTACCATCAAAGACATTTTCAATAAAGCCAGAAATCATAAATATCGCTTTTCTTTGACAACAAAAATCATTTTCTTATCGAATGGAATTTTGTGGCTGAGTGCCTTTTTGGTTTTCTTTTTATTTAGTTATTTTTACAAATTGAATTTCACTCTTTCTGAAAGAATTCTTCATAGTTTGTTTTTTTCCATTACACCACGAACAGCAGGTTTCAATATTTTATCTTATAGTGATTTTCCTCTGCCTTTGATATTCTTTACTTTTCTCTTGATGTGGGTGGGAGCTAACCCCATTTCCACTGGTGGGGGTATTAAAACCACTACTTTGATCATTGCTATTCTACACATATCAGCGTTGATACGTGGAAAAAAGATGGTTGAAATCTTTCGAAAAAGGATAAGCGAAGAAACCATCATACGGGCTTATACAAATGTTTTATTGTCATTGATGACAATTTTTATTGGAATTTTTTTAATCAGTATTTTTGAGAAAATAGACTTTTTGAAGATTACTTTTGAAGTGGTTTCTGCTTATGGAACCGTAGGTTTATCAATGGGGATTACTTCTGATTTGACAAGTTTCTCTAAGATCATCTTATCTATCATAATGTTTATTGGTAGAATTGGGATTTTAACTTTTCTTTTAGCCATCATGCCAAAAATCAAAAAAAGTAATTATCAATATCCAACTGAATATGTGATTGTAAGTTAG
- a CDS encoding TrkA family potassium uptake protein, protein MIRPKKIAVIGLGDFGKALVKKLNDQGHEVTAIDIDLKTIEQIKDYCTHAVCLDSTDESALVAQGIRDMDLVYLTSSANFETLITTTKILLQNCSRDKIIVRYRNEIQKEILEKMYNIQNIFNPDEEAADNMSLYARHKFVGKSYSILENYEILEIEVPKEFHQKTIQELNVRNDFQINILLVKSKKEDQIKETKADMVLQEGDTFIIFGSQENIQRFVERFYKK, encoded by the coding sequence ATGATACGACCCAAAAAAATCGCAGTTATTGGCTTAGGCGACTTTGGGAAAGCCTTAGTAAAAAAACTTAACGACCAAGGACATGAAGTTACAGCTATCGACATTGATTTGAAAACAATTGAACAAATCAAAGATTACTGCACTCACGCAGTATGTTTGGACTCCACAGATGAATCCGCCTTAGTTGCTCAAGGAATACGAGACATGGATTTAGTGTATTTAACTTCATCAGCTAATTTTGAAACCTTAATCACCACGACAAAAATTTTGCTACAAAACTGCTCTCGTGACAAAATCATCGTTCGCTATCGAAACGAAATCCAAAAAGAAATCTTAGAAAAAATGTATAACATCCAAAACATTTTCAATCCTGACGAAGAAGCAGCAGATAACATGTCCCTTTATGCAAGACACAAATTTGTTGGAAAAAGCTATTCGATTTTAGAAAACTACGAAATATTAGAAATCGAAGTTCCTAAAGAATTCCACCAAAAAACCATCCAAGAACTGAATGTTCGAAATGATTTTCAAATCAACATTTTACTTGTAAAATCCAAAAAAGAAGATCAAATCAAAGAAACCAAAGCCGACATGGTCCTACAAGAAGGAGATACTTTCATCATATTTGGTTCCCAAGAAAACATACAACGATTTGTTGAAAGATTTTATAAAAAATAA
- the argC gene encoding N-acetyl-gamma-glutamyl-phosphate reductase — translation MTEIAILGAGGFTGKELLRLLRDHSFIKPVHITSNAYKGKKVKDIFPELAYSKIGDLVFQSHQEKIPSGIPVILATPNQESMELVHQLFHENRIIVDLSGAYRLDSLLDFQKFYGFEHKYPELLKHKVYGMTEIYREQIQKTRLVSNPGCYPTSILIPLYYFRKYLAGVRAISIDSKSGVSGAGGRVEDGGFSFSNVYENFRAYKVLQHQHEPEILQYLKDFSGFSGDLTFVPHLLPIFRGILSTIFIHWNDVLPNDKELITEIKQQIQNEPFVRFYDTPESIDLRKVQQTNYCDFSFRTKGKTTVIVCAIDNLVKGAAGQALQNLNLMLGYEETEGLL, via the coding sequence ATGACAGAGATTGCCATTTTAGGTGCGGGTGGTTTTACGGGAAAAGAACTACTGCGACTTCTTCGGGATCATTCATTTATCAAGCCCGTTCATATCACTAGTAATGCATACAAAGGAAAAAAAGTAAAAGATATCTTCCCAGAACTGGCATATAGTAAAATTGGGGATTTGGTTTTTCAATCCCATCAAGAAAAAATCCCATCGGGTATTCCAGTGATTTTGGCAACACCCAATCAAGAATCGATGGAATTGGTCCATCAGCTCTTTCATGAAAACCGAATCATAGTAGATTTGAGTGGTGCTTATCGTTTGGATTCTCTTTTGGATTTTCAAAAATTCTATGGGTTTGAACATAAATATCCTGAACTTTTAAAGCACAAGGTCTATGGAATGACAGAAATCTATCGTGAGCAAATTCAAAAAACTCGACTCGTATCTAATCCCGGTTGTTATCCCACATCGATTTTGATTCCATTGTATTACTTTCGAAAGTATTTAGCAGGAGTTCGAGCAATTTCAATCGACTCAAAATCTGGAGTATCTGGCGCAGGGGGAAGAGTCGAAGATGGGGGTTTTTCATTCTCAAATGTATATGAAAATTTTCGTGCTTATAAAGTTTTACAACACCAACATGAACCAGAGATACTCCAGTATCTAAAAGACTTTTCTGGTTTTTCTGGTGATTTGACGTTTGTTCCTCATTTACTTCCTATTTTTCGTGGGATTCTTTCTACGATTTTTATTCATTGGAATGATGTTCTTCCAAACGATAAAGAACTCATAACAGAAATAAAGCAACAGATACAAAATGAACCTTTTGTTCGATTCTACGACACTCCTGAAAGTATTGATTTAAGAAAAGTTCAGCAGACGAATTATTGTGATTTTTCTTTTCGCACAAAAGGAAAAACGACTGTGATTGTTTGTGCTATTGATAATTTAGTAAAGGGAGCTGCCGGTCAAGCCCTGCAAAACCTAAATCTAATGTTGGGTTATGAAGAAACCGAGGGATTATTATAA
- a CDS encoding M48 family metallopeptidase: MRRFILLLATVMFITYCQSLPLLDDKQVNQMGVDTFQKIKAETPIEKDPKINQYVQCVANHILSVAVDPTGVKEWEVVVFRSDMVNAFALPGGKIGVYTGILKVAKTQDQLAAVIGHEVGHVIKRHGKQRIESHMIAAGSLKILEGTVVNNPAILGALGVGVQYGIILPFSRTQESEADTVGLELMAKAGFHPRGAIELWQNMKELSGPKVPEFLSTHPAPETRIKELQEKLPQALLIYETVSKTKNVDCKV, translated from the coding sequence ATGAGAAGATTTATTTTGTTATTAGCTACGGTAATGTTTATTACTTATTGTCAGAGTCTTCCACTACTTGATGATAAACAAGTCAATCAAATGGGAGTAGATACCTTTCAAAAAATCAAAGCTGAAACCCCCATTGAGAAGGACCCGAAAATCAATCAATACGTTCAATGTGTAGCAAATCACATTTTATCTGTAGCTGTTGATCCAACGGGTGTTAAAGAATGGGAAGTTGTGGTTTTTCGTAGCGATATGGTAAATGCTTTTGCTTTGCCAGGCGGAAAGATTGGAGTTTACACAGGAATCCTAAAAGTTGCCAAGACCCAAGATCAACTTGCAGCAGTAATTGGACACGAAGTTGGGCACGTCATCAAAAGACATGGAAAACAACGTATTGAATCTCACATGATTGCTGCAGGTAGTTTAAAAATCTTAGAAGGAACTGTCGTCAACAATCCAGCTATCTTAGGTGCTTTAGGAGTTGGTGTGCAATATGGTATCATTCTTCCTTTCTCAAGAACCCAAGAAAGTGAAGCTGATACTGTCGGATTAGAACTCATGGCAAAAGCAGGTTTTCATCCCAGAGGAGCAATCGAACTCTGGCAAAACATGAAAGAACTCTCAGGACCAAAAGTTCCTGAATTTTTATCCACTCACCCAGCACCTGAAACACGTATCAAAGAACTACAAGAAAAACTACCACAAGCATTACTCATTTATGAAACAGTATCAAAAACCAAAAATGTTGATTGTAAAGTGTAA
- a CDS encoding NNMT/PNMT/TEMT family class I SAM-dependent methyltransferase encodes MPSYRSYQEFRPIEYLYHYYLNENKENHFLLDFLVDTSLHLWKIWNGNKKDVIELGGGPSLFSIIPLSLIAQNIYFSDALQINLDLIEQWLKKKEYFPWDHVIEKTLFLEYHKVHQQAENFIPSRLIEHRKEVIRRRWKELKLIDLTSLHLETHPYDVVSFHFVPECITQSREEFLFVFQNLISFLKPNAYLVGSFFLEARSIKAGNSYYLSYELSKDEVIELFKENHLRMIDIRSLGTIFHNGYREILCVFAQSEIPPTALKIPIKKSLFLLNFFVSHSSIHHYGLWDYQFLFLWNTKYLRLSFWEHYFSKIETNSLKLLYDKDYLYLELPNEKVLTILEKFQIPTENMFLSSLEKKSQYINEFIKKSLISNHVELYKSFILFKLVSEKCLQYLSSESIVKKFFILNEVWVFFPISMLQNLQDIKNLIKILTQLKEKQCLEEISFEKIEKLSFFEDLENTNHLKPVITLFHDFIIDVGYHRTSGEQKELLSIELAL; translated from the coding sequence ATGCCAAGTTATCGGAGTTATCAGGAATTTCGCCCCATTGAGTATTTATATCACTACTACCTAAACGAAAACAAAGAAAACCACTTTCTTTTGGATTTTTTGGTCGATACAAGTCTTCATCTTTGGAAAATCTGGAATGGAAATAAAAAAGATGTGATAGAGCTGGGAGGTGGTCCTTCGTTATTTTCTATCATTCCCTTGTCGCTTATAGCACAAAATATCTATTTCTCCGATGCTTTGCAAATCAATCTTGATTTGATTGAACAATGGTTAAAAAAGAAAGAATATTTCCCTTGGGATCATGTGATTGAAAAAACTCTTTTTCTGGAATATCACAAGGTCCATCAGCAAGCTGAAAACTTCATCCCCTCAAGGCTAATAGAACACCGCAAAGAAGTGATTCGAAGACGCTGGAAGGAATTAAAATTGATTGATCTTACATCCCTTCATTTAGAAACCCATCCTTATGATGTTGTTTCGTTTCATTTTGTTCCAGAATGTATCACCCAATCCAGAGAAGAGTTTTTGTTTGTTTTTCAGAATCTGATTTCGTTTTTAAAACCAAATGCTTATTTAGTTGGTTCCTTTTTTTTGGAAGCACGATCCATTAAAGCTGGCAATAGCTATTATCTTTCGTATGAATTATCAAAAGACGAAGTGATAGAACTATTCAAAGAGAATCATTTACGCATGATTGATATTCGTTCGTTAGGAACGATTTTTCATAATGGCTATCGAGAAATTCTTTGTGTTTTTGCTCAGAGTGAAATCCCTCCTACAGCTCTCAAAATACCCATCAAGAAATCTTTATTTCTTTTGAATTTTTTCGTTTCTCATAGTAGCATTCATCATTATGGACTGTGGGATTATCAGTTCCTATTTCTTTGGAATACTAAATATCTACGTTTGAGTTTTTGGGAACATTATTTTAGCAAAATTGAAACAAATTCTTTAAAACTACTCTATGACAAAGACTATTTATACCTTGAATTACCTAATGAAAAAGTTTTGACAATCTTAGAGAAGTTTCAAATCCCAACTGAAAACATGTTTTTGAGCTCTCTCGAAAAGAAATCTCAATATATAAATGAATTCATAAAAAAAAGCCTCATATCTAATCATGTAGAACTCTACAAAAGTTTTATTTTATTCAAATTGGTTTCGGAAAAATGCTTACAATATCTTTCGAGTGAATCTATAGTAAAAAAATTTTTCATTCTTAATGAAGTTTGGGTTTTCTTTCCCATTTCTATGCTACAAAACCTACAAGATATCAAGAACCTCATCAAGATTTTAACCCAATTAAAAGAAAAACAATGTTTAGAAGAAATTTCGTTCGAAAAAATAGAAAAACTTTCTTTTTTTGAGGATTTGGAGAATACGAATCATTTAAAACCAGTCATCACTTTATTTCATGATTTTATCATTGATGTGGGATACCATCGAACCTCAGGTGAACAAAAAGAACTATTGTCTATTGAACTGGCTTTATGA